In the genome of Triticum urartu cultivar G1812 chromosome 5, Tu2.1, whole genome shotgun sequence, one region contains:
- the LOC125511666 gene encoding protein DETOXIFICATION 40-like isoform X1, with product MECSSPLLGSPSSSSHAGSRELEVILSNTAASWGRRAWAGAAVELPLLLRLALPAVAVYLINYLMSMSTQIFCGQLGNLELAAASLGNTGIQVFSYGLMLGMGSAVETLCGQAYGAHKYEMLGVYLQRSTILLAATGVPLAIIYVYSRPILLLLGESECIAAAAAVFVYGLIPQIFAYATNFPIQKFLQAQSIVAPSACIAAATLLLHLALSWLAVYKLGLGLLGASLVLSLSWWLIVLAQFAYILAAPRCRETWTGFTTQAFAGLCGFAKLSAASAVMLCLETWYFQVMVLIAGLLPNPELSLDSLSICMAIFGWVYTISIGFNAAASVRVGNELGAGNPRAAAFSVVMSTTMSFILAVVAAVIVLCLRDRIAYVFTGGKNVAEAVSDLCPLLAITLILNGVQPVLSGGEGA from the exons ATGGAGTGCTCCAGCCCACTCCTCGGGTCACCTAGCAGCAGCAGCCATGCCGGGAGTCGTGAGCTGGAGGTGATTCTGAGCAACACGGCGGCATCGTGGGGGCGTCGGGCATGGGCGGGCGCCGCGGTGGAGCTGCCGCTCCTGCTGCGGCTGGCGCTGCCGGCCGTGGCTGTGTACCTCATCAACTACCTCATGTCCATGTCCACGCAGATATTCTGTGGGCAGCTCGGCAACCTGGAGCTCGCGGCGGCGTCGCTGGGGAACACGGGCATCCAGGTCTTCTCATACGGCCTCATG CTTGGGATGGGCAGCGCGGTGGAGACTCTATGTGGACAAGCCTACGGCGCGCACAAGTACGAGATGCTGGGCGTGTACCTGCAGCGCTCCACGATCCTCCTTGCTGCCACCGGCGTCCCCCTCGCCATCATATACGTCTACTCGcgccccatcctcctcctcctcggtgAGTCAGAGTGCATCGCCGCGGCCGCTGCCGTCTTTGTCTACGGCCTCATCCCACAAATCTTCGCCTACGCGACCAACTTCCCGATCCAGAAGTTCCTCCAGGCGCAGAGCATCGTGGCGCCCAGCGCCTGCATAGCGGCCGCCACGCTGCTGCTCCACCTGGCGCTAAGCTGGCTGGCGGTCTACAAGCTCGGCCTCGGCCTCCTGGGCGCCTCCCTGGTGCTTAGCCTCAGCTGGTGGCTCATCGTGCTTGCCCAGTTCGCCTACATCTTGGCCGCCCCTAGGTGCAGGGAGACCTGGACAGGGTTCACCACGCAGGCTTTCGCCGGCTTGTGCGGCTTCGCCAAGCTCTCCGCCGCGTCTGCGGTCATGCTCTGCCTAGAGACGTGGTACTTCCAGGTCATGGTGCTCATCGCCGGTCTTCTCCCCAACCCTGAGCTCTCTCTCGATTCCCTCTCCATCTG CATGGCCATATTCGGATGGGTCTACACCATCTCCATCGGGTTCAACGCGGCAGCAAG CGTTCGCGTGGGGAACGAGCTTGGTGCCGGCAACCCGAGGGCGGCAGCTTTCTCAGTCGTCATGTCGACAACAATGTCGTTCATTCTGGCTGTTGTCGCGGCAGTCATTGTGTTGTGCCTCCGTGATCGCATTGCCTACGTCTTCACAGGTGGCAAAAACGTTGCGGAAGCAGTGTCCGACCTCTGCCCGCTGCTTGCCATCACCCTCATCCTCAATGGCGTTCAACCCGTGCTTTCTG